The region GAGTGGACAGAGCGATGCTCCCCCACAGCAGAGGCAGTAGTGGGACTCAGAGCTCAGGTGAGTGAGGAGCAGCTCTGAAGCTCAGCCAGCTCACTGCTTCATTTCCTGCAGAGTTGAGACAGTTTTCCGGTGTCAGGCCCACTCGGTGAGTCGTCAGACTTTGTGCCGCTGGATGTGTCAGACCTGTGAGATGTTAAAGTTTACAGCTCTAATGAGGCAGGATTAGTAACCTCCAGGTAATGaagtgcatgcgtgtgtgttgtgtgcagtaATTGCCACAGGCACGGCGCTCATCCCGGCGTGATTCTTTTCTTCAAAAGCAGAAGCTAATGAGAGTGAAATCTAATTATAAGCCTGTTTATCACCTGGACTTTGCTCTGTCGGCCTGTGCTGCTTCTGGCCTTTCACTGCATGAACTGTGCTTCTAAACTTTATTAAGATGCTTCAGCTCTAATTAATAGTGACAGTTCAAAGCGGACTGGATGTTGAAAAAATGGAGCTGGCATAGAAAATagtatttttctttgttgtctAATTATTTACTGAATGAATCTCTGGctctcacttttctctcctAATGGAGATTTTAGACTCAGATGTTTTTCATGTGAACAAAGGAAATGTTTcctttgtgttcacactcaaaGGTCCAAAGAGTTTGTCACCAGCAGGTGTTATGTTTAAAGGACACTGCTGACCTCTTTGACTCTTGCTGCTTCGTCCTGACAGGACACGGGAACCATAAGGAGGACAGCCCCTTCCTCAGCAGCGCTGATGCTGCCAGCAAGAAGAATGACTTCTACGACAGGAACCTCGCTTTGTTCGAGGTCTCTCTTATTTTTACCATCCAGTATTTCTGTCAGATGAGAGGCTTAAACCAAACTCGTTCGGTAACCCTGtccccccccccgcctcccCCAGGAAGAGCTGGACATCCGGCCGAaggtttcctctctgctcagcCGCCTGGTCAGCTACACCAGCATCACCCAGGGAGCCAAGGagcacgaggaggaggagagcgctCAGGCCTCACGAAGGAAGACCCCCaaggtgaggagggggggcgCTGCAGAGGAACACCGCGCCTCAATGCTTTTATCACAGCTCTGTTGAGTCCGCCCCCTCTGGCcgtgtccctgtctgtctctatgactgcctgtctgtctgcacggCACGACGGAATGACCTTTAAAAAGGACATCGATCAATACTAATGATCAATACACTTGTTTCCTGAAAGGTCATGGTCAAtaaccctccctccctctctcctctccccctttgTCCCTCCCAGTCTCCCAACATGGGCACTCTGATGGGCGTCTACCTGCCGTGTCTCCAGAACATCTTCGGAGTCATCCTCTTCCTGCGGCTCACGTGGATCGTTGGGATGGCTGGCATCATGCAGTCCCTCCTGATCGTCCTCATGTGCTGCTCGTGTGTcagtgcacactcacacacacacacacagtgtactgtacacacacacacacagtgtactgtacacacacacacacagtgtactgtacacacacacacactcacacagtgtactgtacacacacacacacagtgtactgtacactcacacacactcacacagtgtactgtacacacacacacacagtgtactgtacacacacacacacacacagtgtactgtacacacacacacacacagtgtactgtacacacacacatacaccacagTGACCGGTCAATAGAGTCCCTGTGGCTGAATGAGCAGCACAGATTTTGTCCCTGTGACCTGTTTCTGCTCAGTTTTTCTTCATGACAGACACGGTGCTCCTGTTAGCTTCCAGACTACACATGCTAAACGTTTCTCTCCTCCATAGAAGCTGTGCACTCGTCAGTTTGAACTGcacatgttaatgttaatcacactgtcctctcctctgcagACGATGCTCACGGCCATATCGATGAGCGCCATAGCTACTAACGGCGTCGTTCCAGGTAACAGCACATCAGCACCTCTGGTATGTTTGTAGCCACTGTTGTGCACAGCACCTCAGAGCTTTGTTGGGACCTTTCCATCTCTGGCTGCTCTGACTACATGTGGAGGTTATAGTTTCTGTTCCACATTCTGCCACGTGGGGGCAGCAGGAGTCTGCTGTTGTCCATGTGGTTCCTCCTGTGGACTCTCCACTGTGTGtaacactgtgtttttgtggtgcAGCCGGGGGGGCCTACTTCATGATCTCTCGCTCCCTGGGCCCTGAGTTTGGAGGAGCTGTGGGGCTCTGCTTCTACCTGGGCACCACCTTTGCTTCTGCCATGTACATACTGGGGGCCATCGAAATCTTCCTGGTCAGTTTGCTGCAGCATCATCCCGTCCTAATGTTCCTGTTCACATTTGAGAGCTAACATTTCATTCCCAAACCCTGTTCTGTGTCAGATGTATCAGACGTTACATGTGTTTTATGCTGTATCCACAGCTGTTTTGTAATTCTTTCCCCCTCAGAAATATCTGGTCCCCCAGGCGGCCATCTTTCACACCACAGGCCCCCCCGGGAGTGACAGCGCCCTGCTGAACAACATGCGAGTGTACGGCTCTGTGTGCCTCAGCCTGATGGCCGTGGTGGTTTTTGTGGGAGTGAAATATGTTAACAAGCTGGCCTCTCTCTTCTTGGCCTGCGTCATTATCTCAATTGTCTCCATCTACGCTGGGGCAATCAAATCCATGACTCATCCGCCAGAGTTCCCGTAAGTCTGCACGCGGGGATGGCTAgaataaacaggaagtgggggggggggggggggggggggggggggtactgctgctgtgtgcagtgTTCACTGCACAGGAAGTAATTCTATGTTCTATTATCATttagttttgttctgttttgggTATGAGTATGGGTTCTACAGTTTGATAACTTCCTCTGTCCCATGACCATCAGCATGTGGACAACGAGGATGATGATGCTGGTGATAGACGTAGTCATGACAACACagtaatgatgtgtttttgtccatgTTCCCGCTGCAGGATCTGCATGCTGGGAAACAGGACTCTGGTGAGGGATCGCTTCGACGTGTGTGCTAAGACCGTGATGAAGGGAAACACGACGGCCCCCAGCCAGCTGTGGGACCGATTCTGTCTGCCGGGGAACGCGAGTAGCTCTCAGTGTGACGACTACTTCATCCAGAACAACGTGACGGAGATCCAGGGCATCCCCGGACTGGGCAGCGGCATCATCAGAGGTACATTTCTATAACCACGAAGAGGCTATCGTTCCACCACAGCCTTTAAATGTCCTCACAGAAGGTCACTCGCTTCTGATGTTAGTTTGTCGCCAGTGACTTCAACGTCTCCTCTCTGTTAGAAAACATGTGGAGCAACCACCTGAAGAAAGGGGAGATCTTAGAGAAAGCGGGGCTGCAGTCGGTCGATGCCCACGGTGCCATGGAGAACTTTGGCATGTACGTGTCCGCAGACATCGCGACATCATTCACACTTCTGGTGGGGATCTTCTTCCCGTCGGCCACAGGTATGACGGCGTCAGGGACCACAGGAAGTGCTCTTATGGCCCAAACCTCTGTACGAAAACTGTGAAATAACTTTTTAGCCCAAACTTGTTTACCATAAAGAATAATTCTGTCAGTTCCAAATGACTGCTGGGTAGTACAAGTGGAGCCCTAACCTGTCCTTTGGGACAGCTGATCACagcaggtccactaaaagtaAAAGGtgaatggatggaaggatgtAATCCAGCCAGCAGGGGTCACAGATAACAGTCTTGGCCTGTCCTGTGTTCCTACCTACTGTCTGTGTTCTCTCGCAGGCATCATGGCGGGCTCCAACAGGTCTGGTGATCTCCGTGATGCCCAGAGGTCCATCCCTGTGGGAACCATCTTAGCTATTACTACTACTTCACTCGTCTGTATCCTTTCTGTGGCCGCACACTGGGAAAACTAAGACACTGGCCCCTctggacaggacaggagagacaTGACAGACACCTTTGAGCCTTGACCTCTCGTGTTTAGATATAAGTTCTGTTGTCCTGTTTGGGTCCTGCATTGAAGGAGTAGTCCTGAGGGACAAGTAAGTCCACTTGAGTCCTACTACTAGTCGGCACCACCATCGGAGAAAGGTAGTGAAGAAGTGTCGTTGCTGTGCTCTCAGGTTCGGGGACGGCGTGAGGAGGAACTTGGTGGTGGGAACGCTGTCCTGGCCGTCTCCGTGGGTTATTGTCATCGGCTCCTTCTTCTCGACGGTGGGGGCGGGTCTGCAGTCCCTCACTGGGGCCCCACGACTTCTGCAGGCTATAGCCAAGGACAACATCATTCCTTTcctcagggttagggttagggttactaCCAAACATGTCATAACGTTCAGTTATTTGCATTGGTAATATTTGACTCGGAGGCTTATTTGAATATGATACAGCGCAAACAAGAAGTGATTTGCATTGCTGCCTGTAAAAGGTTGGTGTCTGTTCgctgcaggtgtttggtcaCGGAAAGGCCAACGGAGAGCCCACGTGGGCGCTGCTGCTGACCGCTCTCATAGCTGAGCTGGGCATCCTCATCGCCTCACTGGACATGGTGGCACCTATCCTCTCCATGTGAGctgacacacatgaacacaggcCAAAAACATGACACACGCTGAGCGTATGCTGCTCACCGCTGAGCCCACCTTTGGTAGATGTGAACTGAAGCGGTGACCAGGCATCACTTTAGACAGCACACTCTACATCAGCTGTGGTTAAACTCCGTCTTCACTCAACAGGTTCTTCCTGATGTGCTATCTCTTTGTCAACTTAGCCTGTGCCGTTCAGACTCTTCTGCGCACACCCAACTGGAGGCCTCGGTTTAGATATTACCACTGGTGAGTACACGTGTATCCCCAGTGTGCCTCATAcacaaaggggggggggggtactcaGATTTTTCCCAGTCCTGTTTTTTCAAATCACCAGCTTTTCAAATCCAGATTCATGCTCCAGCTGCCTTCAGGAAAGACTCATGCATTATGAATAGGTATAAATAATGGTGCTGTGTTATATGTGTCCCCCCCACAGGGCTCTGTCCTTCCTTGGCATGAGCATGTGTCTGGCTCTGATGTTCATCTCCTCCTGGTACTACGCCATCGTGGCCATGGGCATTGCCGGGATGATCTACAAGTACATTGAGTACCAGGGGTATGTGTGGAGTCTCCTGTTTGCTCAGAGGTGATGATGTCAGTGTCTGTGGATGCTGCTCGACAGTCCCTCACGTTTGCATCTGTCTCTGCGTCTCACCAACACCGACAGGGCAGAGAAGGAGTGGGGAGACGGAATAAGAGGACTGTCCCTCAGCGCTGCCCGATACGCCCTCTTGAGACTAGAGGCTGGACCCCCGCACACCAAGAACTGGAGGTACAGGTCCACCTGAAGGAGGTGCTCTCTGAGGAGGCAcactgcatgctgggatatAAAAGTCGTTTCCAGTTCTGAGAAGAATTCACTGACGATAAATGAAGCAGCATCCAACAGTCCTCAGTGTTCCCCTCCAACACATATAGTCACTATAGGAACAGAGTTCACGTTGTCAGGCCCGGACCACAGTCACTGAAAATATGTTGGCGATCAGCTGCGTTTCAGACAGACTGTGTGACACCCAGTGGGACAAATGTAATAAATGAGAAGTCTGTATAAAAGAGGCCGTGCAGGTTGATGATGACAGAGCCCCAGTCAGCAGCACACTGTATGAGAGATCCACCAGCATGTGTTGACGAGGACGCCATGTGCCGAGTGCGTACGCAGTGTTTCTAAACTAGAAGCACGCtgcacttcctcctctgctgctcactgccGATACGAAGCCAGTGACACGGCAGCCGTCTCCATGGCCGTTACAGGGGAACAAAGAACCAAACACCAATGAAATGCAGACAAGGCGGTCCGGTCGGCACTGACCTCAGAGGTCACACATGTGTGGCCCCCCAGGTTAGAAGTGGGACCGATCCGGTGGTCTGAGAGTCATGTCAGATGCACATATTTAATGTCTCAGCATGGTTGGTTAGGACCTGATTCACAGtcagtgacagactgcagcagttacatgtgtgtgtgtgtgtgtgtagcctgtgtgtgtgtgtgtgtgtgtgtagcctgtgtgtgtgtgtgtgtgtgtgtgtgtgtgtgtgtgtgtagcctgtgtgtgtgtgtgtgtgtgtagcctgtgtgtgtgtgtgtgtgtgtgtgtgtgtgtgtgtgtagcctgtgtgtgtgtgtgtgtgtgtgtgtgtgtgtgtgtagcctgtgtgtgtgtgtgtgtgtgtgtagcctgtgtgtgtgtgtgtgtgtgtgtgtgtgtgtgtgtgtagcctgtgtgtgtgtgtgtgtgtgtagcctgtgtgtgtgtgtgtgtgtgtgtgtgtgtgtgtgtgtgtagcctgtgtgtgtgtgtgtgtgtgtgtgtgtgatgatgatgatgacgacctCTCAGTTCATCCTGTTCTGACAGCTGAAcactagcagcagcagcagcttctgtacAATGAGAACAATAATACTTGTTGTCTGACAGACACCCTTTCAGTCGGGGGCCCCCCCCCGGTGATCCAGGCCTCATGGTGACTGTCTCTGACTCCTCAGACctcagctgctggtgctgttgAAGCTGGACGAGGACCTCCATGTGAAATACCCTCGCCTGCTCACCTTCGCCTCGCAGCTGAAGGCGGGAAAAGGCCTGACCATCGTGGGCTCGGTGATCCAGGGCAGCTTCCTGGACAGCTACGGGGAGCTGCAGGCGGCCGAGCAGGTAGACAGTGGAGAGGAGCGTCAGCGGCTCCACGCAGCCCTCctttgtgctgtgctgctgactgTTGGAACTAATTGTTACAAACGAGCACCTTTTGTAAATTGAAAAGCACAATGAAGCGTACGTTTCTTTTACATTTCCTCCTCAGCAACAGTCGAAGCCACGGCTGGAAACAGCCGGCTGCCGTCTCGACCATCTGGTGTCAATGAGCCGTTCACACTCCAATAAGGCACATTTTTCATTAGGGATGTATTTGGAAAATAATTAAACAAGTTAATGAAAAGTTTGCTCTTATTTGTGTGACAGTAACTGGAGAAATGAATCACTCATGCTCGATTCGCTTCTAACTAAGCCGATGTTCCCGTACGGTGTCAGAGTGTGTCGTACTGAAACAGTCCTCTACGATGAACTTTAATCTGATCTACATTTGAGGCACGCACTACAatcttgttgtttttggtttctAACTGTTTAGGTTATCTGATTATTGTGACACTGCACTACATTCAAGGGCCAAATGTAAGATTTTGGACAGActagaggaaagaaagaagtcaGAAGTCTCCTCTCAGACACAGCAGACTGTCCACATTTATCCCTGTTGATGTTCTGAAGgttttcactcacacaccagaGTAGTTTTCTGTGGCTCTTGACATTATGTTCTCATTTCCACTAAATGAAACAAGAGCTTTTAAGTGTCTTGGTGTGAGTAACCAGCTGGAGACACATGATGCTGATAGAAGTCTTTCACCCTGTGGTGTCTGCAGGCCATTAAGAACATGATGGAGATCGAACGAGTCAAAGGTTTCTGCCAGGTCATGGTGGCGTCGAAGGTGCGGGAGGGTGTGGTccacctgatccagtcctgtgGTCTGGGGGGCATGAAGCACAACACGGTGGTGATGGGCTGGCCGTACGGCTGGAGGCAGAGTGAGGACCCTCGAGCCTGGAAGACTTTTATCAGTAAGAGTCTCCCTGCAAACCTTTAGTACAGAAGCCCGCTGGCTGcctgctggtgtttgtgtgtttcacactttaaTGCTCACGTTCCAAACACGGTGGAAACCCGAGAGAGCTCCTGTGAACGTGCTGCTCATTTGTCCGggagtcattcattcattcagtgcaGCTAACGTCCGTTCTTCGTGCCTCCATCTCTGCTCAGACACAGTCCGCTGCACCACAGCCGCCCACCTGGCCCTGATGGTGCCCAAAAACGTGTCCTTCTACCCGAGCAACCACGAACGCTTCACAGACGGCAACATCGACGTCTGGTGGATCGTCCATGATGGGgggatgctgatgctgctgccgTTCCTGCTCAGACAGCATAAAGTCAGAGgacacacagttttacttcaATAAGCTGTAAATGATCTCTAGAATAGCTGCTAATGTTTGCATGCTGTTATTCCTCTGATGAACTGTGCCGCTTTGTAAACCTTAGAATATTTTCTCTTGTAATTATCTTCCTGTCTGTTCCACGCTGCTCGTGGTGCGTCAGTATCACATGCTTATATTTGCACCGCAGGTATGGAGGAAATGCAAGATGCGCATCTTCACTGTTGCCCAGATGGACGACAACAGCATCCAG is a window of Pempheris klunzingeri isolate RE-2024b chromosome 1, fPemKlu1.hap1, whole genome shotgun sequence DNA encoding:
- the slc12a4 gene encoding solute carrier family 12 member 4; protein product: MPHFTVVPVKDQAQSSYDSLEGINWVDYRDTGREHPDHQDTVSSDGHGNHKEDSPFLSSADAASKKNDFYDRNLALFEEELDIRPKVSSLLSRLVSYTSITQGAKEHEEEESAQASRRKTPKSPNMGTLMGVYLPCLQNIFGVILFLRLTWIVGMAGIMQSLLIVLMCCSCTMLTAISMSAIATNGVVPAGGAYFMISRSLGPEFGGAVGLCFYLGTTFASAMYILGAIEIFLKYLVPQAAIFHTTGPPGSDSALLNNMRVYGSVCLSLMAVVVFVGVKYVNKLASLFLACVIISIVSIYAGAIKSMTHPPEFPICMLGNRTLVRDRFDVCAKTVMKGNTTAPSQLWDRFCLPGNASSSQCDDYFIQNNVTEIQGIPGLGSGIIRENMWSNHLKKGEILEKAGLQSVDAHGAMENFGMYVSADIATSFTLLVGIFFPSATGIMAGSNRSGDLRDAQRSIPVGTILAITTTSLVYISSVVLFGSCIEGVVLRDKFGDGVRRNLVVGTLSWPSPWVIVIGSFFSTVGAGLQSLTGAPRLLQAIAKDNIIPFLRVFGHGKANGEPTWALLLTALIAELGILIASLDMVAPILSMFFLMCYLFVNLACAVQTLLRTPNWRPRFRYYHWALSFLGMSMCLALMFISSWYYAIVAMGIAGMIYKYIEYQGAEKEWGDGIRGLSLSAARYALLRLEAGPPHTKNWRPQLLVLLKLDEDLHVKYPRLLTFASQLKAGKGLTIVGSVIQGSFLDSYGELQAAEQAIKNMMEIERVKGFCQVMVASKVREGVVHLIQSCGLGGMKHNTVVMGWPYGWRQSEDPRAWKTFINTVRCTTAAHLALMVPKNVSFYPSNHERFTDGNIDVWWIVHDGGMLMLLPFLLRQHKVWRKCKMRIFTVAQMDDNSIQMKKDLATFLYQLRIEAEVEVVEMHDSDISAYTYERTLMMEQRSQMLRQMRLSSAERQREAQLVKDRHSLVRMGSLYSDEEEEVVEAPPEKVQMTWTREKCEAERRSRNNAPENFRELMSLKPDQSNVRRMHTAVKLNEVIVNRSHDARLVLLNMPGPPRNADGDENYMEFLEVLTEGLERVLLVRGGGREVITIYS